A genomic window from Cyanobacteria bacterium GSL.Bin1 includes:
- a CDS encoding DUF2973 domain-containing protein produces MLHLLYIIAFTVIAFFAVSNLIRSLITLGTESQRTGNNWNSRRNRNTFNRNSYTSAQAPSHPELLDEQGKPVNEPLLVMRSVNVDDAREKLDALYNNSPGSNQEEDKD; encoded by the coding sequence ATGTTACACCTTCTATACATCATTGCTTTTACCGTCATTGCTTTTTTCGCTGTTAGTAACTTAATTCGCAGTTTGATCACCTTAGGAACTGAGTCGCAAAGAACAGGAAATAATTGGAACTCTCGCCGAAATAGAAACACGTTTAATCGTAACAGTTACACTTCGGCACAAGCCCCTTCTCATCCCGAGTTATTAGATGAACAAGGTAAACCCGTTAACGAACCGCTGCTAGTAATGCGCTCGGTTAATGTTGATGACGCGCGGGAAAAATTGGATGCACTGTACAATAATTCCCCGGGTAGTAACCAGGAAGAAGATAAAGATTAG